actagtcttccacgggggtatttttaatcatataatttttaatttttaggattttaattatgtaattttaattatttaggattttaattatgtaatttttaatttttaggactttaattatgtaatttttaatttttaggattttaattatatactttttaattttttttgtaatttgtagtagtattctgagtatttttaatgcattttaatattatgaaaatgtttttatttaaattgaataatagaatggtgggacccttgagtatgcccttgcggaagagcatggatgtgatgttgtgctcttggggaagtGCATGgactaaaaaatgaataaaagtggatcCAGGCTCACTTCTATGCTtttgcctaagagcatggatGAGAATGCTCTTAAACGTCTAAATTTAACCAATGTTGTGCAAATATCTAACCAAAATTTAAAGCACAAATTATCATAGTAATTTAATAGGGAgagaaacattttccttttgtgttaaaccctaaaccctaaaccctaatcaTATACTTCCTctatctcattaaaaatgaaacgttttccttttgtGTTATCCTATTAAAagtgaaacgtttcctaaaatagaaacaacatcatctctactttttcctctatcttattttactctcttttcattaactcacaaaacaagactacataaaatctcgtgctaaaaatcaaatgtttcatatGTATTGGATGGAGGGAAGATTTACTTTTTACACAAGTACGCGTTAagctaataaataaaattgtcaAAACTATAATACGagtataattgaatatttttaaaaatttcaatactGAATAAATTTGCCTAAActttatgcattttttttccaatttgcCTTTTGAAAAAATATGTGTATGTCAATAAATGTTGTACATAATTAAGCAGGGCAATTATTACTGTCATGGTTTTATggtaaaaaggaaaaaaaaaataaatttcatcgtacctaaataaataatcatttaaaccacCCGCATTTAACCGTTTCGataatgatttttcttttttgatttaAATGTTAGATTCCGTACGTTATTACAACTCACATTAGTCGTCCCTTTTCCCATAAATTTTTtcctataattaatttaatgggACAAATATTATGAGCCGTTTCCCTTCCACTAAATTTTCTATAGTCTCTGCACAAATATAAGCAAGCCCCTTaatatgatttttaaaatattaaaaaatacttTTAATAATCTTATATGAAATGATTGATTTTAAAATATAGGGATGCTAGTGCAACCCTCACCCCGTGAGCGGATCCGAATAACCTACTATATTTAGAAGGTTAGACCATCTCCAATCATTTACGCTAAACCCAAActcattttcaaatatatattgcACTAAAAAGTAGTTTACTTCAACCATTTAAATCAAATTCAAACTTTACACTATTTTTTAGTATATCTCTCACAAAAAATTTGGAATAGTACCacatttggtgttgttccataGAAAAACCTAAAAATGAGTATGGTTTTATGTATGATGATAAGAGTCCAAAACTCATTTTCTATGCATGGTTGGAGATGGTTTTAGGCTACACCTTAAATCTAAAAGGCTGACCTAGCGGATTAGACTTatgtttattttctattatttcctcatatttatctaaatatattttatttatataaattttaaattaataattttcataattaaatgttttacattctataaatatgactaatttttttatcattatgtATTGGATCGACCATATGTTGATATTATTGGTAAGCATACCGACTAGTCCATTGAGCTAGCTCGAAATCCGAACATTTAGGTTtcgaattaaatatttataaccgcataaaatcacaacccgattaccTCGCAGTCCGAGGAGGGTTggccgattgacatccctagtcaTTTCTTTATTTGACAAAAAATTACTATACTACACATTTTATTCCTTATAATTTTATTGTTCGtaatttttattagtattttattctCATCATTTAACATAGAATATAAAACATATACACTTAATCTCATTGTCGAGGTCTATTAGCTTTTCTCTGAAGAAAAATTTACGTTGCAACCAAAATTGCATGTCCATTAAGTAATCagcatataaatttaaaaaatcaatatgAAATTTAGGTAATCGGCGTGTAATTTTAACGATCGCGCTGACATTCTAAATTCTAATAGCCAGTACATAAATGTCCGGATCATTTTCGAATAAAGGCGATAACACAAAATCGATTATTCACCCTTTAATATTGTAGGGAGTGGAGTACTAATTATAAATGAACTATATTTGCAAATTTAGAAACATTATTTCAAGCTCCAATTGTGATTCTTTTCCTCTCCGCACCGCAGATCTCTCTTTATAGAAACACTGTACATAAGATTCCAAGAATCAAATGAATGTGTGTGTTTTGGTTTGTTTGCCACTTTGAAACTTTGGAAATTTACTACAAATACAGATACAGTTAGAAATCAGAGTTGCAAATAGAGACACAAACGTATATACTTTTGTATCCAATTATAGCTTAGTGagtatagagagagagagagagagggagagttgACAGTCACTGCTGATGGGGCAGTGTTACGGTAAGACGATCCCCACCGAAAACGACGATGGGTaccccaccaccaccgccgccgccgatcTCCCTCCCAGCGCCACTCCGGCGAGATCCTCCGCCGCCAACAGCCCCTACCCCAGCGCCGCCGGCGTCTCTCCCTCTCCGTCGAGGTCCACGCCGATGAGGTTCTTCAAAAAGCCCTTTCCTCCGCCCTCCCCGGCCAAGCACATTAGGGCCTCGCTCAGGAAGCTGGGGCACAGGAAGAAGTCACCCCGCCACGGCACCATTCCGGAGgatgcgccgccgccgccgccacagctcgagcagcagcagcagcacgCGCTTGATAAGAATTTTGGGTATAATAAGAACTTTGGGGCTAAATATGAGCTTGGGAAGGAGGTTGGCAGAGGGCATTTTGGCCATACCTGTTTTGCTAAAGGGAGAAAGGGGGAGCTCAAGGACTTGCCTCTTGCTGTTAAAATCATCTCCAAACCTAAGGTTCATCACTCTCATTTGTAATGTGCTTCATTTTATTGCCAAATAAACATCTGATTATCTTTACAATGAAGATGCATCTTTTTTAGCTTGGATTAGCTGATCAACTATGTATTCATGGTTTGGATAGGTTGGTGAATGTTTAGCAGATCAGGAGAACAGGTTTAGGGCTGTTGAATGTTGATTCAAAAGCATTTAAGATGTTTTTTAATCGGATCAACCAGTCATCCTTTTGAAACCTAACTTGCAGGATTTGATTCTTAACTTATTCAACTCTAattggagtaatattttattgtGTATTGGGTTATAGGAAGTTAACGACCTTAAAACTGGAACGGGTTACTGTTGAGGTGAAGGGAGGTTGTGGTTCAGATAAGGAAATGATTGAGTTGTCATATTGGTTATGGACAAAATTTAATTCGAAAATTCATTTTTCTGACGGCGTTAGGAAGTTAACAAACTTGAAACTGGAATGGGGTAACCGTTGAGGTGAAGGGAGGTTGTGGTTTCAGATAAAGAAATGATTGAACTGTCATATTGGTTATGGACAAAATAGCATTTGGTTCGAGAATTCATTTCTTTGACGACGGTAGGAAGTTAAACGGCTTTAAAACTGGTACGGGGTAACCGTTGGGGTGAAGGGAGGTTTGTGGTTTCAGATAAGGAAATGATTGAGTTGTCATATTGGTTATGGACAATTGCATTTGGTTCGAGAATTCATTTTTCTGACATTTTAGGAAGTTAACGACCTAACGGAATGGGGTAACCGTTGAGGTGAGGGAGGTTGTGGTTTCAGATAAAGAAATGATTGAGTTGTCATATTGGTTAAGGACAATAGCATTTGGTTCGAGAATTCATTTTTTCCATGGCGTTATTATGATATGTATCACGGGGTCCCTTTCAATCGTATTTATGTTGATATGAGCTTTAATATGACTGCTCCCATTATGATGTCTTTTGCTTTCCCCTTAAAATGATTGTCGAATTAGAGAATGAGCTATAAAAAATCCACCTTCAGCTTCAGAACataataaaatttcataatgtCCTTATTATCATTAAGGGTACTTGGAAAGATTACATTCCAACATTAGCAGGGTAAAACGAAACGGAAATAACCGTATTTGTCAGATCTCTATGATGTAGGGTCTAACCGAACaattttctttatacttgtgATGGGttctttccttctttttctttctgatTTTAGAATTTATGATGTTATGCAACTTGATTAATATCTCAATAAACTTTTTTGCAGATGACGACTGCAATATCCATTGAAGATGTTCGCAGAgaagtgaaaattttgaaaGCTCTCTCAGGTCATAGACATCTAGTCAGATTTTATGATGCTTGTGAGGATGCCAATAATGTATACATAATAATGGAGTACGTACCCTCTCTCTTCCCCTGTGCTGATTTTGTGCATAACTGAATCTTTGTCTAACCCCGGTGCTGTTTTTGTGCATAACTGAATCTTTGTCTAGTGAAACTTCCTCTCTCTTCCCTGGTGCTGTTTGTGTGCATAACTGAATCTTTGTCTAGTGAAACTTGCGATTTTTCCTGATTGACCCTTTCTTTAGATACTTTATGCCCTTGATATCTGCTAAAAAATGTAGTTTCTTAGCAGGAAAAATATTTTGCTACACTTTTCCTAGGTCAGGCAATTTTTTAGTAGTTTCTTAACCTAGGAACAATAGTTGATGCTTGCTAAGACATGCTAAAATTTACTGTAAGATtcttttccaaatataactttATATCGTCGTTGACCTTATGGCAGAGCTTATATCCATTCCCTCCTCTAGGATGCAGATTTAGTtaagtaatttaatttatttgacaTAAATAACTTTTAACAATTCTTATATAGAACCATCTCATGGAGTTTGGTCGATGCTCAACTTCAATACAACTGATATGTTGCTTCTTATAGTCTTACTTTCTCAAAATGAGAATTATGGTTATCAAAGTGACAGCTCTTGAACTAAAATTGTTACTTTGGCCTATGTGGTGGTTTCGTACAATTTTTTACTATAACACCTCGTAATTGGTTATATATAACTTTGTCTTTCGGTATGAATGATCTCTTTTAAATTAATGGGCtcttatataaaaaaataatacaattTGAACTGGGCAGGTGATTTGAAGGTTTGTATCATGAGTCTGTGATCCAATAAAGTATGTAATTCTGATAttggctctctctctctctctctctctctctctctcatttcttgCAGGTTGTGTGAAGGTGGAGAATTGCTTGACAGAATATTGTCAAAGTAAGTGATAGAAGTTTTCCTTTCATAGTCCTCCCGCAATCTATTAGGGAGGGGAGGTTGAGAAAAATCGATGTTTGTTTATGTTCTAATTTCTAGCCATCTTTACACTGCGTGCAGCAAAACACTCACAATAGTTTATTCATTTCAGAGGTGGTAGATATACTGAAGACGAAGCTAAACTTATTATTGTTCAGATTCTTAGTGTTGTTGCATTTTGTCATATTCAAGGTGTCGTACACCGTGACTTGAAACCCGAGGTAAaaagaattttatttttctatctGTTTGCTATAGCTCTTGATAGAAGACTTTAACTTTCCACCCATGACATTGATGCTAATCCCAATCCACAGAATTTTCTATTTACCTCCATAAGTGAAGATGCTGATATGAAGCTTATTGACTTTGGTCTTTCTGACTTCATCAGAACAGGTAATAATCCATTTTATCACCCCATTTTCCAAAAACTGCTATCATTCGCCTTGCTGTAAAACCTAGATTTTTCGTCCTATTTATGAGATCAGCTATTGCCCAATAAGTTTATTATTAAATGCTGAGGAAATGTAGGTTAGATTCTTCTAGGTCAATTGCATCACCCTGCCTATTTATTTGTACTTAGTAGCTGTATTTTCTCGACTTGCTCGATTTTTCTGATCCGATTGTGCCTCCCGTTTTAGTCGTCTGGCTCTGCGGATTAAGAGTTTTTCTGAAGCTTCTCACTTTCTGTGCATGCCATGTGCAATTATTATATGTGGTTGTTCTTTTGAGTAtttggatatattttttgtttatcaGTTCTTCATTCGCCTGGCTTTCTGAATTTTGTCAGTTAAGTCTATGACTAGTTCCTGTTTTCTAACATATCATTTTGACTTTTGGAGTTGAATAAGTGAACTTTCCCTAACGCACGTCATCTATATCACTAGAAAATtagaaatgattttttttgtgtataCTGTTTTCAGTGAACCAAAAAGTTGTTACCAACGTACTGCTGAAATCCAAGCATTCGTTGCATTAATTAAGTAGATATCTTAGTTTTCTAATTTTTGCTGCAAATTTGACTTGGCAGATGAAAGACTAAATGATATTGTTGGAAGTGCTTATTACGTAGCACCTGAGGTTCTTCATAGATCCTACAGTGTGGAGGCTGATATATGGAGTATCGGTGTCATCACCTATATTTTGCTTTGTGGAAGTAGACCATTTTGGGCAAGAACAGAGTCTGGAATATTCCGTTCTGTTTTGAGAGCTGAGCCAAACTTTGAGGATGTGCCTTGGCCATCTGTTTCTTCACATGCCAAGGACTTCGTAAAGCGACTTTTGAACAAGGATTACCGGAAAAGAATGACTGCCGCACAAGCTTTAAGTTAGTATTACTCCATGAGTTTCTCATAAAGTCCAATTTGAAATCGCCAATATATTGCTAAACGATGCTGCTAACTTTACTTTTCAAAGTTTATGAACTTACATATATATCCTTGCATATGCAGCTCATCCTTGGTTGCGAAGTGAGAGCCATCCAATTCCGTTAGACATATTGGTCTATAAGCTAGTGAAGTCGTATCTACACGCTACACCTTTTAAACGTGCAGCACTTAAGGTTTGTCAGCTATTTCGGGAAATGTTATTTTAAaagtttgtttaatttattactgTTTTTGTTCTTTAATTCTAAGTTACTACACATGTTTGAGGTCTATTTGCATACTGATTTATCTTGTCTTTTGTGCGAATTTTCTAAAAACGCACACCATATGTGTGTTTTTTCCCTATTTTTTATTTCGTAGATCTTCCCCTGTTTGATGAGATTGTGCGCgatatagtattaattaatctTATATATATAGGCTCTCTCAAAGGCATTGAGTGAGGAGGAGTTGGTCTACCTCAGAGCACAGTTCTTGCTTTTAGAGCCTAGTGAGGATGGAAGAGTCTCTCTCGAGAACTTCAAAAAGGTCATCGAGCTTAACCTCCCGTCCCTGAATTTCTGAATCATGCGGGCCCATATTAACATGGTAATCGTTTTGCAGGCTCTTGTACGTAATGCTACTGATGCCATGAAGGCATCCAGGGTCCCGGATATCCTCCACGCGGTTAGCTAGCCGAGCCCTAGATACATATTTAACACATCACAAGTACTTAACTTTATGACACTAAACAAGCTAATTATCTTCTGTTAATTCAGATGGCACCATTATCTTATAGAAAGATGGAGTTTGAAGAGTTCTGTGCAGCTGCAATCAGCACTTACCAACTGGAGGCCCTAGAGAGATGGGAGCAAATTGCTTCCACGGCTTTCGAGCATTTTGAAGAGGAAGGTAACCGCTCTATATCAGTAGAGGAGTTAGCCCGGGTACGTATCTTGTCATCTACTAACTTAAATGTTGTTGTGTCACCTGTGGCGATCCCTGTTCCATCGTAGCTAATGGAATTCGGGTGGATGCAGGAGCTGAACGTCGGGGCTAGCGCGTATTCGATGCTGAGAGATTGGTTGAGGAGCG
This sequence is a window from Salvia splendens isolate huo1 chromosome 5, SspV2, whole genome shotgun sequence. Protein-coding genes within it:
- the LOC121802047 gene encoding CDPK-related kinase 3-like — protein: MGQCYGKTIPTENDDGYPTTTAAADLPPSATPARSSAANSPYPSAAGVSPSPSRSTPMRFFKKPFPPPSPAKHIRASLRKLGHRKKSPRHGTIPEDAPPPPPQLEQQQQHALDKNFGYNKNFGAKYELGKEVGRGHFGHTCFAKGRKGELKDLPLAVKIISKPKMTTAISIEDVRREVKILKALSGHRHLVRFYDACEDANNVYIIMELCEGGELLDRILSKGGRYTEDEAKLIIVQILSVVAFCHIQGVVHRDLKPENFLFTSISEDADMKLIDFGLSDFIRTDERLNDIVGSAYYVAPEVLHRSYSVEADIWSIGVITYILLCGSRPFWARTESGIFRSVLRAEPNFEDVPWPSVSSHAKDFVKRLLNKDYRKRMTAAQALTHPWLRSESHPIPLDILVYKLVKSYLHATPFKRAALKALSKALSEEELVYLRAQFLLLEPSEDGRVSLENFKKALVRNATDAMKASRVPDILHAMAPLSYRKMEFEEFCAAAISTYQLEALERWEQIASTAFEHFEEEGNRSISVEELARELNVGASAYSMLRDWLRSDSRLSLVGYTKFLHGLTLRSSNMRHH